A single region of the Cynocephalus volans isolate mCynVol1 chromosome 12, mCynVol1.pri, whole genome shotgun sequence genome encodes:
- the KIAA0930 gene encoding uncharacterized protein KIAA0930 homolog, with amino-acid sequence MLRAIAEERGRVSLRREVCGLGCFKDDRIVFWTWMFSTYFMEKWAPRQDDMLFYVRRKLAYGGSSESSTDGRKQAEAEPEVEVEVYRRDSKKLPGLGDPDIDWEESVCLNLILQKLDYVVTCAVCTRADGGDIHIHKKKSQQVFASPSKHPMDSKGEESKISYPNIFFMIDSFEEVFSDMTVGEGEMVCVELVASDKSNTFQGVIFQGSIRYEALKKVYDNRVSVAARMAQKMSFGFYKYNNMEFVRMKGPQGKGHAEMAVSRVSTGDTSPYGTEEDSSPASPMHERVTSFSTPPTPERNNRPAFFSPSLKRKVPRNRIAEMKKSHSANDSEEFFREDDGGADLHNATNLRSRSLSGTGRSLVGSWLKLNRADGNFLLYAHLTYVTLPLHRILTDILEVRQKPILMT; translated from the exons GGTGCTTCAAGGATGATCGCATCGTCTTCTGGACTTGGATGTTCTCCACCTACTTCATGGAGAAATGGGCCCCCCGGCAAGATGACATGCTCTTCTATGTGCGTCGGAAGCTGGCCTATGGGGGCAGCAGTGAGAGCAGCACCGATGGGAGGAAG CAAGCTGAGGCTGAGCCTGAGGTGGAAGTGGAGGTGTACCGGCGGGACTCCAAGAAGCTGCCAGGCTTGGGAGACCCTGACATCGACTGGGAGGAGAGCGTCTGCCTGAATCTCATCCTGCAGAAG CTGGACTATGTGGTGACCTGTGCGGTGTGCACGCGTGCTGATGGGGGGGACATTCACATCCATAAGAAGAAATCCCAG CAAGTGTTTGCTTCCCCCAGTAAGCACCCCATGGATAGCAAAGGGGAAGAGTCCAAGATCAGTTACCCCAACATCTTCTTCATGATTGACAGCTTCGAGGAG GTGTTTAGTGACATGACtgtgggggaaggagagatggTCTGTGTGGAGCTGGTGGCCAGTGACAAATCCAACACGTTCCAAGGAGTCATCTTTCAGGGCTCCATCCGCTACGAGGCCCTCAAGAAGGTGTACGACAACCGG GTGAGCGTGGCTGCCCGCATGGCACAGAAGATGTCATTTGGCTTCTACAAGTACAACAACATGGAGTTTGTGCGCATGAAGGGACCACAGGGCAAAGGTCATGCTGAGATGGCAGTCAGCCGTGTGTCTACTGGCGACACATCCCCCTATGGGACCGAAGAGGACTCCAGCCCTGCTTCGCCCATGCATGAGCGG GTGACCTCCTTCAGCACACCCCCCACTCCGGAGCGGAACAACCGGCCCGCCTTCTTCTCCCCGTCCCTCAAAAGGAAGGTGCCCCGGAACCGGATCGCTGAGATGAAGAAGTCTCATTCAGCCAATGACAGCGAGGAATTCTTCCGGGAGGACGATGGTGGAG CCGATCTGCACAATGCAACCAATCTGCGGTCTCGGTCCCTGTCTGGCACCGGACGGTCCCTGGTGGGTTCCTGGCTGAAGCTGAACAGAGCAGATGGAAACTTCCTTCTCTATGCACACTTAACCTATGTCACTTTGCCACTGCATCGGATTCTAACAG ACATCCTGGAAGTACGGCAGAAGCCCATCCTGATGACCTAG